In Aminobacterium sp. MB27-C1, a single genomic region encodes these proteins:
- the pyk gene encoding pyruvate kinase, producing MKKVKIVCTIGPACSTFEMLCSMAEEGMNVARFNFSHGSYEEHKARLDLVREVERKMGSPIATLLDTKGPEIRTGTLQEGAVFLKKGQDFVLTTRDVVGNDKEVFVNYANLPIESSVDQDIYIDDGTLHLKVTEISENDVHCTVIVGGELGERKGVNIPGASISLPALSEKDRSDICWGLKNDMEYIAVSFVKNQKDIMDVRKVIEEAGGTMKIIAKIETRQAVDGIDEILDVVDGVMIARGDLGVEIPTEEVPLVQKEIIDLCRSKGKAVIVATQMLDSMIRNPRPTRAEASDVANAVLDGADAVMLSGETAKGTYPLRSVETMRRIVERVEKDIELWQHPLHRKQLSTGVPDAVSGASVEVAREMGAAAIISLTRSGSTAQMISKHRPPCKIIGATPVLRTWRELALYWGVEPLRVENISNQEQAIDNVFSLCLENKLLKEGDIVVVTAGVPMGIPGTTNMLQVHTVGRILVKGLSLLKKEAFGVVKKANTPEEALEKMERGNILVVSQTDKDFVPAMRKAAAIITEHGGLTCHAAIVALELGIPCVVSASNALSVLEDGMMVTVDGFRGVVYAGSVRLRA from the coding sequence ATGAAGAAAGTGAAAATAGTTTGCACGATTGGCCCGGCATGTTCAACTTTTGAGATGCTCTGTTCTATGGCAGAGGAAGGAATGAATGTAGCTCGTTTTAATTTTAGTCATGGTTCTTATGAGGAACATAAGGCTCGTCTTGACCTCGTTCGAGAAGTCGAAAGAAAAATGGGATCTCCTATTGCCACTCTTCTTGATACAAAGGGGCCAGAAATTAGAACTGGAACGTTACAGGAAGGCGCTGTTTTTTTGAAAAAAGGACAAGATTTCGTTTTAACAACACGAGATGTTGTTGGTAATGATAAAGAAGTTTTTGTTAATTATGCTAACTTACCAATAGAAAGCAGCGTGGATCAAGATATTTATATTGACGATGGAACTCTTCACCTCAAAGTTACAGAAATTAGTGAGAATGATGTACATTGCACAGTTATCGTTGGTGGAGAACTAGGAGAGCGAAAAGGAGTCAATATACCGGGAGCTTCCATTTCCCTTCCAGCTCTTTCGGAAAAAGATCGTTCTGATATCTGTTGGGGTTTGAAAAATGACATGGAGTATATCGCCGTTTCTTTTGTCAAAAATCAAAAAGACATCATGGATGTTAGAAAAGTAATCGAAGAAGCTGGCGGAACTATGAAAATTATAGCGAAAATAGAGACACGACAAGCTGTCGATGGTATAGATGAAATTCTAGATGTAGTTGATGGGGTGATGATTGCCCGTGGAGACTTGGGTGTCGAAATTCCCACGGAGGAGGTTCCTCTAGTACAAAAAGAGATTATAGATCTTTGTCGTTCTAAGGGGAAAGCTGTTATAGTTGCGACCCAGATGCTAGACTCTATGATTAGAAATCCCCGTCCTACACGAGCAGAAGCAAGTGACGTTGCAAATGCTGTTCTTGATGGAGCTGATGCCGTAATGCTTTCGGGAGAAACGGCGAAAGGAACGTATCCTCTCAGGTCTGTAGAAACGATGCGCCGCATAGTGGAGAGAGTTGAGAAGGATATAGAGCTTTGGCAACATCCCCTTCATAGAAAGCAGTTAAGTACGGGAGTGCCAGATGCAGTAAGCGGAGCTTCTGTTGAAGTCGCGCGAGAAATGGGTGCTGCTGCAATTATCTCCCTTACTCGAAGTGGCAGTACAGCCCAAATGATTAGCAAGCATCGTCCCCCATGTAAGATTATTGGAGCCACTCCTGTCTTGAGAACATGGCGAGAATTGGCTTTATATTGGGGAGTAGAACCTCTTAGAGTTGAAAATATTTCCAATCAGGAACAGGCCATTGATAATGTCTTTTCATTATGTTTGGAAAACAAGCTTTTGAAGGAAGGGGATATAGTTGTTGTTACGGCAGGTGTCCCTATGGGTATTCCAGGAACAACTAATATGTTGCAAGTTCATACAGTGGGTCGAATTTTAGTCAAAGGCCTTTCTCTTTTGAAAAAAGAAGCTTTTGGTGTAGTGAAAAAGGCGAATACGCCAGAAGAGGCTCTTGAGAAAATGGAAAGAGGCAACATTTTAGTCGTTTCCCAGACAGATAAAGATTTTGTTCCTGCTATGAGAAAAGCTGCAGCTATTATTACAGAACATGGTGGATTGACGTGTCACGCGGCTATAGTTGCTTTAGAATTGGGAATACCATGTGTTGTTAGTGCAAGCAATGCACTTTCAGTTCTTGAAGACGGGATGATGGTTACGGTCGATGGATTCCGTGGTGTTGTCTATGCAGGAAGCGTTCGTCTTAGAGCATGA